The Gillisia sp. Hel_I_86 genome has a segment encoding these proteins:
- a CDS encoding methyltransferase family protein: MALQEELKTQGDFLFKNRSYLPLIILVIGLSVFIHSEYHKNEITDNSIPQLFNYIWLGISLFGLYIRVVTVAHTPINTSGRNTKEGQIAEELNTTGIYSIVRHPLYLGNFFIWLGVALLTNNTWFVIAFILLYAFYYERIMYTEESFLRQKFGNTYLDWAKKTPAFIPSFKYYQKAKYPFSIKKALKKEKNGLAAVFLIFWAFGFLGKTVKGKAIGFEYDFWFYGALASSMIYIVLKIMKKQKLLDEVNR; the protein is encoded by the coding sequence ATGGCACTACAAGAAGAATTGAAAACACAAGGCGACTTTTTATTTAAAAATAGAAGTTATTTGCCATTGATTATTTTAGTTATCGGTCTATCGGTATTTATCCATTCAGAATATCACAAAAATGAGATAACAGACAATTCGATACCGCAATTATTCAACTACATCTGGCTTGGCATTAGTTTATTTGGCTTGTATATAAGGGTGGTCACGGTGGCTCATACGCCAATAAACACTTCTGGAAGAAATACAAAAGAAGGGCAAATTGCTGAAGAGCTGAACACAACAGGCATCTATTCAATAGTTAGGCATCCTTTATATTTGGGTAATTTCTTTATATGGCTTGGCGTGGCATTGCTCACTAATAACACTTGGTTTGTGATAGCCTTCATTTTGTTATATGCATTTTATTATGAACGTATAATGTATACCGAAGAAAGTTTTTTAAGACAAAAATTTGGAAACACTTATCTGGATTGGGCAAAAAAAACACCTGCGTTTATACCCTCATTTAAATATTATCAAAAAGCCAAATATCCATTTAGTATAAAAAAGGCATTAAAAAAAGAGAAAAACGGTTTAGCAGCCGTGTTTCTAATATTTTGGGCTTTTGGTTTTTTAGGCAAAACGGTAAAAGGAAAGGCTATTGGATTTGAATATGACTTCTGGTTTTATGGCGCTTTGGCTTCATCGATGATTTACATAGTATTAAAGATTATGAAAAAACAAAAATTATTGGATGAGGTAAATCGCTAA
- a CDS encoding helix-turn-helix domain-containing protein — protein MLKIIQIVALLQGLFILFIFYRTKKKYKKATFWLFFGSIVSILLYIIGSDDNNLFIDGADWFLFDSSLFLTFLFLYFKYFRSDNEVFLKRDYLFFLPSLFSFLIETLEIVSDRENDFLEIIETLIEFVFLGYLIYVLYNLLKTKRANWILYFVVPIVLIMSISYINGVLDLVELAPIVFSDDDDFNTYLLLVVAFLFYFITFYFISKPKELIPNAKINKYKSSNLKPELIEKYKNALIQAMEKEKLFVDSRLSIHEVSKKLNIPRQYISEVLNLHLEKSFQDFVNEYRVEAFVKNLKNDQYDHFTLFGMATEVGFSSKSTFNATFKKVKGITPTQFKNSIAKKKIIGAE, from the coding sequence ATGCTTAAAATCATCCAAATTGTTGCCTTGCTGCAAGGCCTTTTTATTTTATTTATTTTTTATAGAACCAAAAAGAAATATAAGAAAGCAACTTTTTGGCTGTTTTTTGGAAGTATTGTATCTATACTGTTATACATAATTGGTAGTGATGATAACAACCTTTTTATAGATGGCGCAGATTGGTTTCTGTTTGACAGTTCGCTATTCCTGACGTTCCTTTTTTTGTATTTTAAATATTTTAGATCGGACAATGAGGTTTTTTTAAAAAGGGATTATTTATTTTTCTTGCCCAGTTTATTTTCATTTTTAATTGAAACATTGGAAATTGTCTCAGATCGGGAAAACGATTTTTTAGAAATAATAGAGACGTTAATTGAGTTTGTGTTTTTGGGTTACTTAATATATGTTTTATACAACTTACTTAAAACTAAAAGGGCAAATTGGATTCTGTACTTTGTTGTCCCTATTGTTTTAATAATGAGCATTTCATATATAAATGGTGTTCTTGATTTGGTTGAGTTGGCACCCATTGTATTTTCTGATGATGACGATTTTAATACCTATTTGCTCCTTGTTGTTGCATTCTTGTTTTATTTTATCACATTTTATTTCATAAGCAAACCAAAGGAACTTATACCAAATGCCAAGATTAACAAGTACAAATCCTCTAACCTAAAGCCTGAATTGATTGAAAAATATAAAAACGCTTTAATACAGGCAATGGAAAAAGAAAAATTGTTTGTGGATTCTAGATTATCGATTCATGAGGTCTCAAAAAAATTAAATATTCCCAGACAGTATATTTCTGAAGTTCTAAACTTACATTTAGAGAAAAGTTTTCAAGATTTTGTAAATGAATATAGGGTTGAAGCGTTTGTAAAAAACCTGAAAAACGACCAATATGACCATTTTACCCTTTTTGGGATGGCAACAGAAGTTGGTTTTAGCTCCAAGTCCACTTTTAATGCTACATTCAAGAAAGTCAAAGGAATAACTCCTACGCAATTCAAGAATTCTATTGCTAAAAAAAAGATAATTGGTGCAGAATAA
- a CDS encoding MFS transporter: protein MDKKRKLGRIFLILLSLFLVMLGYGILLPTLPYYTERLALEDNLDRDSINFHIGLLTSIYPLFQLLFVVLWGRLSDKYGRKPIIITGLIGFIIMQLLTGLATSLAMLYIARILGGIFTSAVIPVSNAYLSDITSEERRTKIMAWSGVALSSGIIFGPVLGGFLSQTNMHWKFSWGLLHLDRFSVPFLLVAFFGFIVLLMTAKWLKNTTRLNRLVSKKIIVRFSFSRYFLVLLLLSFVLQFVVTLFETVFSIYGKDELLFSVNQIGMAFMLCGGVMAVLQPVFATYGKKFITVKQQIGAGLLLSGISMIAFPFFNNEFYVYGLIIIFAVGGAMVTPNLLSAVSLLSKENAGSNISIQTSANSVGQILGPLLGTWMIAGGFSLPFFIAGIVVLAAMGLLLIENVK from the coding sequence ATGGATAAAAAAAGAAAGCTCGGCAGGATATTTTTAATCCTGCTGAGCTTATTTTTGGTCATGCTGGGATATGGCATTTTATTGCCCACCCTTCCCTACTATACCGAAAGGCTTGCTTTAGAAGATAACCTGGATCGTGATTCGATCAACTTTCATATTGGCCTACTCACCAGTATATATCCTCTCTTTCAGCTTCTTTTCGTGGTACTTTGGGGCAGGCTGTCCGATAAATACGGCCGTAAACCCATTATCATCACGGGGCTGATCGGTTTTATTATAATGCAATTGCTCACCGGGCTGGCGACCTCCCTTGCCATGCTCTATATAGCCCGTATCCTTGGGGGGATATTCACATCGGCTGTTATTCCTGTGAGCAACGCTTACCTTAGTGATATCACTTCCGAAGAACGAAGGACAAAGATAATGGCCTGGTCTGGGGTTGCGCTGAGTTCGGGAATTATCTTTGGTCCAGTTCTTGGCGGCTTTTTATCCCAGACAAACATGCATTGGAAGTTTTCATGGGGACTACTGCATTTGGATCGTTTTTCCGTCCCATTTCTTTTGGTTGCTTTTTTTGGTTTTATTGTCTTACTAATGACCGCCAAATGGTTGAAGAATACAACAAGGCTCAATAGGTTGGTATCAAAGAAAATAATTGTCAGGTTTTCTTTCAGCAGGTATTTTCTTGTTCTTTTATTGCTGTCCTTTGTTTTACAATTTGTGGTCACCTTGTTCGAAACGGTTTTTTCGATTTACGGAAAAGATGAGTTGTTATTTTCGGTTAATCAGATAGGCATGGCTTTTATGCTTTGTGGAGGTGTAATGGCGGTATTACAACCTGTATTTGCGACTTATGGTAAGAAATTTATAACGGTAAAACAACAAATTGGAGCCGGATTATTGCTTTCAGGAATTTCTATGATTGCATTTCCCTTTTTTAACAATGAATTTTATGTCTATGGGTTAATCATCATATTTGCCGTAGGGGGCGCTATGGTGACCCCGAACCTGCTTTCAGCTGTTTCCTTGCTTTCAAAAGAAAATGCCGGCAGCAATATTTCTATTCAGACATCGGCAAATAGTGTGGGACAGATTTTGGGCCCGCTTCTCGGAACGTGGATGATAGCAGGGGGCTTTTCTCTACCCTTTTTTATCGCGGGGATAGTTGTTTTGGCTGCAATGGGATTACTTTTAATAGAAAACGTCAAATAA
- a CDS encoding copper-translocating P-type ATPase: MENHEDHKHHGHKHGKNGNAKDSAKEEAKKKEEQLKDYLVEKTKHGHDDAMAKEDRSKMDHSKMDHSDHGGNVPMGMAGHDHHKMMVADFRKRFWISTIFTIPILFFSPMIQEFFGYTFLLPGNPYILFILSSFVYFWGGWPFLKGFYNEIKSKGPGMMTLISMAISVAYFYSTATVFGLKGEDFFWELSTLIVIMLLGHWLEMKSVLGASKALQLLVSMLPSEAHKVVGDTIEDVKLDELTKGDIILIKPGEKVPADGIITEGSSYLNESMLTGESKPVKKELDNTVIGGSINGNSTLRVRVKHTGKDSYLNKVIKMVDEAQRTKSKMQNLSDRAAKWLTYIALAIGFGTLAVWLILGFPFVYALERMVTVMVIACPHALGLAIPLVVAISTAVSAQNGLLIRNRTAFEESRKISALLFDKTGTLTKGDFGVTRIESVNEKFSKGEILRLASALEQSSEHPIAVGIIKKVKADNVAIPKPENFNAITGKGVEADVEGKQIKVVSPGYLRDEKISIPEDAYSDAAETVVFVLIEGKLAGYIALSDEIRPESAEAIKTFKKNNIRVYMATGDNEKTAKAVSDKLGLDGYYAEVLPHQKVEIVKELQGKGEFVAMTGDGVNDAPALAQANVGVAVGSGSDIAAETADIILVNSNPKDIANLILFGKATYNKMIQNLIWATGYNIVAIPLAAGVLYSTGFVLGPAVAAVFMSLSTIIVAINAQLLKNKIGKK; encoded by the coding sequence ATGGAAAATCACGAAGATCACAAACATCATGGCCACAAACACGGCAAAAATGGAAACGCAAAGGATTCCGCAAAAGAAGAAGCGAAGAAAAAAGAAGAACAGTTAAAAGATTATTTGGTCGAAAAAACCAAACACGGGCATGATGATGCTATGGCCAAAGAAGACCGTTCCAAGATGGACCACTCTAAAATGGATCATTCCGATCATGGAGGCAATGTACCAATGGGGATGGCAGGGCACGACCACCACAAAATGATGGTCGCCGATTTCAGAAAGCGATTCTGGATATCAACAATATTTACCATTCCAATCCTGTTCTTCTCACCAATGATACAGGAATTTTTTGGATATACATTTTTATTGCCTGGCAATCCCTATATCTTGTTTATACTCTCTTCTTTTGTTTATTTCTGGGGCGGCTGGCCCTTCTTAAAAGGATTTTACAACGAAATAAAATCAAAAGGTCCGGGAATGATGACACTCATCTCGATGGCCATCAGTGTTGCCTATTTTTACAGTACGGCGACCGTATTTGGCTTGAAAGGCGAAGATTTCTTTTGGGAATTGAGTACGCTTATTGTCATTATGCTCTTGGGGCACTGGTTAGAAATGAAATCGGTTTTGGGTGCCTCGAAAGCCTTGCAATTGTTGGTAAGCATGCTCCCCTCAGAAGCGCACAAAGTTGTTGGGGATACCATTGAAGACGTGAAACTGGATGAGCTTACAAAAGGGGACATAATCCTTATTAAACCGGGGGAAAAAGTACCGGCAGATGGTATTATTACCGAAGGTTCCAGTTACCTTAACGAATCTATGCTAACGGGGGAATCAAAACCTGTAAAAAAAGAATTGGACAATACAGTTATTGGAGGTTCCATTAATGGCAACAGCACTTTAAGGGTCAGGGTCAAGCATACAGGCAAGGACAGCTACCTCAACAAGGTCATTAAAATGGTCGATGAGGCACAACGCACCAAATCAAAAATGCAAAACCTATCGGATAGGGCAGCAAAATGGCTTACCTACATTGCACTGGCCATTGGTTTTGGTACATTGGCAGTTTGGCTAATCCTAGGGTTTCCATTTGTATATGCATTGGAAAGAATGGTTACGGTTATGGTCATTGCCTGTCCCCACGCCCTTGGTTTGGCCATTCCATTGGTAGTGGCGATTTCAACCGCGGTTTCCGCGCAGAATGGCTTATTGATCCGTAACCGGACCGCATTTGAAGAATCCCGTAAAATTTCGGCATTATTATTCGACAAGACCGGAACCCTTACCAAAGGTGATTTTGGGGTGACCCGTATTGAATCTGTAAATGAAAAATTCTCAAAAGGTGAAATATTACGGCTGGCAAGTGCTTTGGAACAAAGCTCTGAACATCCCATCGCTGTTGGGATCATTAAAAAAGTGAAGGCAGATAACGTGGCCATCCCAAAACCGGAAAATTTCAATGCCATTACGGGCAAAGGCGTGGAAGCGGATGTGGAAGGGAAACAAATAAAAGTGGTAAGCCCAGGATATTTAAGGGACGAGAAAATAAGCATTCCCGAGGATGCTTACAGCGATGCCGCCGAAACGGTGGTATTTGTTTTGATTGAAGGAAAACTGGCAGGATACATAGCCCTTTCGGATGAAATCAGGCCAGAATCTGCAGAAGCTATAAAAACCTTTAAAAAGAACAATATTAGAGTATACATGGCTACCGGGGATAATGAAAAAACCGCCAAAGCCGTAAGTGATAAACTTGGTTTGGACGGTTATTATGCCGAAGTATTGCCACATCAAAAAGTAGAGATTGTTAAAGAACTTCAAGGGAAAGGGGAATTTGTTGCGATGACGGGAGATGGGGTAAACGATGCTCCAGCCCTGGCACAGGCAAATGTTGGTGTTGCCGTAGGTTCCGGTTCTGATATTGCCGCAGAGACTGCCGATATTATTTTGGTGAACAGCAACCCAAAAGATATTGCCAATTTAATATTATTTGGTAAGGCCACCTATAACAAGATGATCCAAAACCTCATTTGGGCTACCGGCTATAATATTGTCGCCATTCCTTTGGCCGCCGGGGTTTTATACTCTACCGGATTTGTACTGGGACCTGCGGTAGCCGCCGTATTTATGAGTTTAAGTACCATTATAGTTGCTATTAACGCCCAATTATTGAAAAATAAAATCGGAAAGAAATAA